A single region of the Pontibacter kalidii genome encodes:
- the lpxD gene encoding UDP-3-O-(3-hydroxymyristoyl)glucosamine N-acyltransferase: MEFTVQQIADLLQGKVEGDSSVKVSTLAKIEEAQAGALAFLSNPKYESYLYSTSASVVIVSESLELKKATGATLIRVADPYSSFSTLLHYYQTALLASKVGVEEPCFMGQGSQIGENHYRGAFSYIGNNCKIGSNVRIFPQAYIGDNVQIGDNTTIFAGVKLYANTVVGSNCTIHSGAVIGSDGFGWAPQPDGTYKAVPQIGNVVLEDDISIGANTAIDCATMGATIIRKGSKIDNLVQIAHNVEVGTDTVIASQTGISGSTKIGNNCVIAGQVGVVGHITIANKTTIGAQSGVSKSVKEEGLIIQGSPAFDYKQNLRAMTVFRKLPELQRELEILKEKV; the protein is encoded by the coding sequence ATGGAATTTACTGTTCAACAGATAGCTGACCTGCTGCAGGGCAAGGTAGAGGGAGATAGCTCTGTCAAGGTCAGCACCTTAGCCAAAATCGAGGAAGCTCAGGCGGGCGCCCTCGCTTTTCTTTCCAATCCGAAGTACGAGTCCTATTTATATAGTACCAGTGCCAGCGTTGTCATCGTTTCCGAGTCGTTGGAGCTTAAGAAGGCAACCGGCGCCACCCTTATCCGGGTGGCAGACCCCTATTCCAGTTTCTCCACCTTGCTGCACTACTACCAGACGGCACTGCTAGCCTCAAAAGTTGGCGTGGAAGAGCCTTGTTTTATGGGGCAGGGCAGCCAGATCGGCGAAAACCATTACCGCGGCGCCTTCTCCTACATTGGAAACAACTGTAAAATCGGCAGCAACGTGCGCATTTTCCCGCAGGCCTATATCGGGGATAATGTGCAGATCGGCGATAATACCACCATTTTTGCCGGTGTGAAGCTATATGCCAACACCGTGGTGGGCAGCAACTGCACCATCCACTCCGGCGCTGTGATCGGCAGCGACGGCTTCGGCTGGGCACCGCAGCCGGACGGCACTTACAAAGCAGTGCCTCAGATAGGCAACGTTGTGTTGGAGGATGATATCTCCATCGGAGCTAACACTGCCATTGATTGCGCCACCATGGGCGCTACCATCATCCGTAAAGGCTCTAAAATCGACAACCTGGTGCAGATCGCGCATAACGTAGAGGTAGGTACTGATACCGTGATCGCCTCCCAAACCGGCATATCCGGCTCTACCAAGATAGGCAACAACTGCGTGATAGCAGGCCAGGTGGGCGTGGTGGGCCATATTACCATCGCCAATAAAACCACGATCGGCGCCCAATCCGGTGTTTCTAAGTCGGTAAAGGAAGAAGGGCTGATCATACAGGGCTCCCCTGCCTTCGATTACAAGCAGAACCTGCGCGCCATGACCGTGTTCCGCAAACTGCCGGAGCTGCAACGCGAACTGGAAATACTAAAGGAGAAAGTATAA